In a single window of the Elaeis guineensis isolate ETL-2024a chromosome 6, EG11, whole genome shotgun sequence genome:
- the LOC105046896 gene encoding protein translation factor SUI1 homolog has protein sequence MSGLDIQVPTAYDPFAEANAEDSGAGAKEYVHVRIQQRNGRKSLTTVQGLKKEFSYNKILKDLKKEFCCNGTVVQDPELGQVIQLQGDQRKNVATFLVQAGIVKKEHIKIHGF, from the exons ATGTCTGGTCTTGACATCCAGGTCCCAACTGCTTACG ATCCGTTTGCTGAGGCAAATGCTGAGGACTCTGGTGCTGGTGCAAAAGAGTATGTGCATGTGCGCATACAGCAGCGCAATGGCAGGAAGAGTCTGACCACTGTACAAGGATTGAAAAAGGAATTTAGCTATAACAAGATCTTAAAAGATCTCAAGAAAGAGTTCTGCTGCAATGGTACTGTTGTCCAGGACCCGGAGCTGGGACAG GTCATTCAACTTCAAGGTGACCAGCGAAAGAATGTGGCCACTTTCCTTGTCCAG GCTGGCATCGTGAAGAAAGAGCACATAAAGATACATGGTTTCTAA
- the LOC105046897 gene encoding probable xyloglucan endotransglucosylase/hydrolase protein 8: MGLWLSSWLVLLWFASSVSPSWAVPANTSSFFSFKDNFDIMWAEDHFKTSPDGQLWYLYLDKKTGCGFQTRQRYRFGWYSMKLKLVGGDSAGVVTAYYMCSDLGAGPDRDELDFEFLGNRTGQPYTMQTNVYKSGVGGREMRHMLWFDPTEDFHSYSILWNSHHIVFFVDRVPIRVYRNTDKPNNFFPNEKPMYMFSSIWNADDWATRGGLEKTDWKNAPFVSSYKDFHADGCQWEDPYPACVSTTAEHWWDQYEAWSLTDGQHEDFSWVGRNLVTYDYCKDYERYPTLPKECNI, translated from the exons ATGGGGCTGTGGCTTTCTTCATGGCTTGTTCTTCTATGGTTTGCAAGCTCCGTGAGTCCTTCTTGGGCAGTTCCAGCAAACACATCTTCCTTTTTTTCCTTCAAGGATAACTTTGATATAATGTGGGCAGAAGACCATTTCAAGACATCACCTGATGGGCAACTGTGGTACCTCTACTTGGACAAGAAAACAG GTTGTGGGTTCCAAACGCGACAGAGGTACCGGTTTGGGTGGTACAGCATGAAGCTGAAGTTGGTGGGCGGTGACTCTGCTGGAGTTGTCACTGCTTATTAT ATGTGTTCAGACTTGGGAGCAGGGCCAGATAGAGATGAACTGGATTTTGAGTTCTTGGGGAACAGGACAGGGCAGCCATACACCATGCAGACCAATGTGTACAAGAGTGGTGTTGGTGGGAGAGAGATGAGGCATATGCTGTGGTTTGATCCCACTGAGGACTTTCACAGCTATTCCATCCTCTGGAACAGTCACCACATTGT GTTCTTCGTGGACAGAGTTCCCATAAGAGTTTACAGGAACACTGACAAGCCAAATAACTTCTTTCCAAATGAGAAGCCCATGTATATGTTCTCAAGCATCTGGAATGCTGATGACTGGGCAACAAGGGGAGGCCTCGAGAAGACGGATTGGAAGAATGCGCCATTTGTTTCTTCCTACAAGGACTTCCATGCAGATGGTTGCCAGTGGGAGGATCCATACCCAGCCTGCGTCTCCACCACCGCTGAGCACTGGTGGGACCAGTATGAGGCCTGGAGCCTTACTGATGGCCAGCATGAGGATTTTAGCTGGGTTGGGAGGAACCTCGTCACATATGACTACTGCAAAGACTACGAAAGATATCCCACGCTGCCCAAGGAGTGTAATATATAA